AAGAACGAATGTCTTCAAAAAGGTTACCGTCGTTCACATAAACATTAGTGAAGTCAGTACTTAAAATATCACGGATCAGCGTAGAAGTGCGGTCCATCTCTCCCCAAACACGCTTGGAAGGCTCTGCATCGGGTAACTTTTTAATAAAGTTTTCCCATTTGGCTACAGAGTCCAAAAGGTCTTTTTGAAGTTCAGCTACACCTTTGCCTTCAGAAACCGTTCTAATGATCACTCCAAAATTCTTAGGCTTGATACTTTCGATAATCTTTTTTAAACGATTACGTTCAGTATTGCTTTTAATCTTTTTGGAAATCGAAATGACATTAGAGAAGGGAACCAATACAATATAGCGTCCTGCTATAGATAGGTCAGAGCTTAAACGTGGCCCCTTTGTTGAAATTGGTTCTTTGGCGATTTGAACTGGCAGCACTAGATTCTTGCTCACCACTTCAGAGATCTTTCCGGCTTTGTTAATATCTCCTTCTAGCTTGAAATTATCTAATAAAGTTCCGCTAACAGAGCCGTTACGCTTGATTTTAGTAAGCTTTATCAAAGATTGTACTTGTGGACCAAGGTCGAAATAATGCAAAAAAGCATCCTTTTCGTAACCTACATCAACGAACGCAGCATTTAGGCCCGGCATAATTTTCTTTATACGGCCTAAATAAATATCGCCTACGGCGTAATTGTTATTGATGTGTTCCTTATGAAGTTCTACAAGTTGTTTGTCTTCAACTAAAGCTATGGTTACTCCCGAGGGAGATGAATCTATAATTAGTTCCTTTACCAAAAGCTACAGATTTTAAGGCTTAAAGCCTTATTAACACATGGACAATAAAAAACATTGCTACCAACAATTAAGGCTACGATTAAATCCTAGCCTTAGTTGTTTAGCAAAACATGAAGAAAACTATTTTTTCTTATGTCTGTTTTTTCTTAAACGTTTTTTACGTTTGTGAGTAGCCATTTTATGTCTCTTTCTTTTTTTACCGCTTGGCATAATCTTAGGTTTTAAATATTTTTATTAAATCTGTTTATTAATTTTTATTCTTTAACGCAATCACTCTATCATCAATAAATTTTGATAATGTCGCATTTGCTGCTAATTTTTTACTCTTTTCGTAAGCATCGATAGCTTCAGCATTCTTTCCCAGGTTTTCATAAGATGTTCCCAGATAGAAATACGCATCAGGGGATGGCTTCATGGCAATGATGCTTTTAAACCTGATAATTGCTTTGTCAAACTGACCCGACTTCATAGCGAAAGTACCTAAGCTCATATTTGCTTTTAAGTTTTTTGGATCTTTCTTTACAACGTCCATTAACATGGCTATTCCTGACATCGGAGCGCCCATACCGTTAACGATGGTAATTCCTAAGCCTGTCTTAGCCTCATTGCTGTTCGAGTCTATTTTAATTGCACTGCTGTAAGAGGCGTTTGCTTTTTGCAGAAGCGCAGGTTGTAAAAGACTATCACGGGTATTGTCAAATGCCTTCATGAATGTATCTCCAGCAGCTAACCAATTGTTTAACGTTTGCTCTTTATTAGCGACGATTTCCAGATATAATGCACTGGGAACCGATTGTTCTAAATCATCCCACTTTTTTGCCAGTAATTTCGCCTCTTTAGCTTTGTCGTCTTCCGAAGCGCTTTGGTAAGCAGTTTCAAGTGTGGTGATTTCAGCAGCCAATGGAGCCTTAATCATGTTTTTAGCGGCAGTTGAAACTTCCTGAAGATTGATTTCAGCTGTTGCCGGAGCCTGTGCTGCCATCTGACCACCAGCAGGAGCACCGCTGGTCTGTTCTTTTGGCTTTACTAAACCCTTAATATCCCTCGTAAACAGAAATGCAACGAGCAGAACTACTGCTCCTATTAAAATTGCCTGTTTAGATCGGATACTGTTTATCATGATGAATTAAGCTTCTACGCTAACTTTTTTTGAATTATTTTTTACTTTGTCAACAAATACTTTTGCTGGTTTAAAGCTAGGAACGAAGTGTTCCGGGATAATAATTGCAGTGTTTTTAGAAATATTTCTCGCAGTTTTTTGTGCTCTCTTTTTAACAACAAAACTACCAAAACCCCTAACATATACATTTTCGCCACCAATCATGCTGTTTTTGATGACCTTGAAAAATGCCTCAACGGTTTCTTGTACATCTACCTTTTCAATTCCTGTTTTCGTTGATATTTCTGAAATAATATCTGCCTTAGTCATATTCTCTGTTATTAATTTATAGTGTGTTATATACTTTATAAGTGTTTTGGGGTTGCAAAAGTATTGCTTTTTAATGAGATAGGAAAATAAAAGATGATTTATTTGTCTTCTGTTGTATCACCGAATTGCAAGTTTTAGTAAAAACAAATATTTACCACGTATTTTTGTGGACTATGAGTTTTCAGACAGAAATCGTAAAATGGTATTTAATCAATAAAAGAGCGCTTCCCTGGAGGGATACGACTGACGCTTATGTGATTTGGCTTTCAGAAATCATTCTTCAACAGACCAGAGTTGAACAGGGACTTCCTTATTTCAATAACTTTTTGCAGAACTATCCGACAGTAAACGATTTTGCGAATGCTACCGAAACCCAAATTCTCAAATTATGGCAGGGGTTGGGATATTATTCACGTGGACGGAACATGCTGTTTACGGCAAGGCAGATCCGGGATTCCTATTCAGGGGTTTTTCCTGTTAAATACGACGAACTGGTTCAGCTGAAAGGTGTCGGAGCATATACGGCAGCTGCCATCTCTTCCTTTTCTTCTAATGAATCCAGAGCTGTGCTCGATGGGAACGTATTCCGGGTGTTGTCCAGATATTTCGGCATAGAAGCTGCAATTAACAGTACGGAAGGAAAGAAGCAATTTAGTGAGCTTGCACAAGCAATGATTGAAGGGCAACAGCCATCGTTGTATAACCAGGCGATTATGGAGTTTGGAGCTTTACAATGCAAGCCAAAATCTCCTGATTGTAGTAATTGCCCTATTCAATCCGGCTGTTATGCGAAGAAAAATGATCAGGTTAGCTTATTGCCTTTTAAGTTAAAGAAACTGAAAAAAAGAACCAGGTATTTCAATTATCTGGTCTGTTTTGAAGGTGACAGAATTCTGGTCAACAAAAGAACGGCTGGAGATGTATGGCAGGAACTTTATGATTTTCCGTTGATTGAGACCGAAAAAAATTATCTCGATGACCAGGAACAATTCCTGACAGAACTAAAAAAGAACTTTGGAGAAGCC
This region of Pedobacter steynii genomic DNA includes:
- a CDS encoding Rne/Rng family ribonuclease encodes the protein MVKELIIDSSPSGVTIALVEDKQLVELHKEHINNNYAVGDIYLGRIKKIMPGLNAAFVDVGYEKDAFLHYFDLGPQVQSLIKLTKIKRNGSVSGTLLDNFKLEGDINKAGKISEVVSKNLVLPVQIAKEPISTKGPRLSSDLSIAGRYIVLVPFSNVISISKKIKSNTERNRLKKIIESIKPKNFGVIIRTVSEGKGVAELQKDLLDSVAKWENFIKKLPDAEPSKRVWGEMDRTSTLIRDILSTDFTNVYVNDGNLFEDIRSYVHEISPEMEKIVKIYKHKEPIFEHFGIEKQIKNAFGKTVNLAGGAYLVVEHTEALHVVDVNSGNRTASKENQEENALQVNKEAAKEIARQLRLRDMGGIVVIDFIDMHKPVNRKMLFDYLKELMLLDRAKHTILPPSKFGLVQITRQRVRPEMNIVTSEKCPTCDGTGEIKASIVLMDDIENNLNYILQEQNEKNITLCVHPYIEAYIKKGFISLQWKWFFKFGQRIKIRAVPSYNLTEFHFISSKDEEIKL
- a CDS encoding tetratricopeptide repeat protein; translated protein: MINSIRSKQAILIGAVVLLVAFLFTRDIKGLVKPKEQTSGAPAGGQMAAQAPATAEINLQEVSTAAKNMIKAPLAAEITTLETAYQSASEDDKAKEAKLLAKKWDDLEQSVPSALYLEIVANKEQTLNNWLAAGDTFMKAFDNTRDSLLQPALLQKANASYSSAIKIDSNSNEAKTGLGITIVNGMGAPMSGIAMLMDVVKKDPKNLKANMSLGTFAMKSGQFDKAIIRFKSIIAMKPSPDAYFYLGTSYENLGKNAEAIDAYEKSKKLAANATLSKFIDDRVIALKNKN
- a CDS encoding HU family DNA-binding protein, translated to MTKADIISEISTKTGIEKVDVQETVEAFFKVIKNSMIGGENVYVRGFGSFVVKKRAQKTARNISKNTAIIIPEHFVPSFKPAKVFVDKVKNNSKKVSVEA
- the mutY gene encoding A/G-specific adenine glycosylase, which translates into the protein MSFQTEIVKWYLINKRALPWRDTTDAYVIWLSEIILQQTRVEQGLPYFNNFLQNYPTVNDFANATETQILKLWQGLGYYSRGRNMLFTARQIRDSYSGVFPVKYDELVQLKGVGAYTAAAISSFSSNESRAVLDGNVFRVLSRYFGIEAAINSTEGKKQFSELAQAMIEGQQPSLYNQAIMEFGALQCKPKSPDCSNCPIQSGCYAKKNDQVSLLPFKLKKLKKRTRYFNYLVCFEGDRILVNKRTAGDVWQELYDFPLIETEKNYLDDQEQFLTELKKNFGEACIIAPLVQQKHLLTHQTIYVQFFALDNYIVNFNMNAEIKWVSFAEFEELPQPKVITNFMISNSIKQ